ACTCGATCCCTGCCGCTTTGTCTCTCATCTCCAATAAGAAAGTTGCAGACTTGCCAGTTATTCACATGATAGCCCAGGGAACAATTGGTGCCGTGGCTCTCGCTCCTCATCCTCCACTGCTCCAGAAGATACTCCTTTTCGGTGCACCCTGGCATATCCCAGATCTAATTGCTCGCCGCGACTTTGTGGAAGTCACCAAGGCGGCTGTCAACACACGGATCAGCAAAGTGGAGAACGGAACGATCGATAACGAGAATAGGTGTCGACCTGTTGGACAAGCTCTTCGAGGTCACAAATACCGACGGATCACCGTTATCCAGAGAAGAGATCGATGCTGAGGCTTTGGTGACCATCGGAGCCGGCAGCGACACCACAAGCAAGTAAGTATATGCACATATGGCCTATAATTCTTTGAGCTCTGCTGACCCGGTCCCTGTATAGCTCACTCGGTGCTCTCTGTTACTACATTGCTTCGCACCCCCAGGTCAAGAAGACACTCCAGGAGGAACCTCTGCTGACCCGGTCCCTGTATAGCTCACTCGGTGCTCTCTGTTACTACATTGCTTCGCACCCCCAGGTCAAGAAGACACTCCAGGAGGAACTCGATTCAGTCCATGCTTCTGCTGACCAAGGTGAACCTGAACTCGCATATGGCCTTGCCAGCTTTGAACAGGTCAAGAACCTTCCCTACCTCAACGCTTGCATAAAAGAAGCTCTACGTTTGCACTCCACGGTCGGAGGTGGCCTCCCGAGTCGTGCCTCCCGGAAAGACGATGACAGTGGCGGGTGAGACGTTCAACGAGGGGAGCATCATCAGCGTCCCCTCGTACTCTACCAACCGGTCAAATGTGTGGGGTACGGATCCCGAAGTGTATCGTCCAGAGCGCTGGCTGGATGGTGGATCGGAGGCACTGAACAAGTATTACGTCCCTTTTTCAACTGGCCCACGGTAGGTTTTCTATCGAGTATATGTATAACAATGCTTAAATTGAGGATTACGCAGTGCTTGCGTTGGTCGCAATCTTGCCAACATGAACATGATATTGATCTCCGCTACATTCTTCCACCGATATGATGTTGAGTTGGCTACTCCTACCACTCAGGTACTTGTTTTACTTTTTCTCACTAAGCCAGAGTTTAATGCTAATGTAATCCTACGCAGTTTGAGGTCAAGGAGGGATTTGTTCGAGAAGCAGTTAAATGCAATGTGGCGATCAAACGTCGTG
The nucleotide sequence above comes from Rhizoctonia solani chromosome 3, complete sequence. Encoded proteins:
- a CDS encoding cytochrome P450 family protein, whose product is MFTEQTHLTTTQYGLTAGALLLAYYLVPYLLDPHDYRRRFSGPLAASLSNWWLSNSTQSGRHSEIIHELHEKYGKFVRIGPNHISIADPNALDASISKLFYGIRHDANKEPTSQAVYGHSNGLLKSEFYEAFKADPNGNVFNIRDKAVHTMKRKRIANIFSAQNVQAFEPRVRSHVEKFCSQLDIRCEEALKGVSGFNWDAKDGRVVLNMCPQFSYIAFDIITQKDSIPAALSLISNKKVADLPVIHMIAQGTIGAVALAPHPPLLQKILLFGAPWHIPDLIARRDFVEVTKAAVNTRISKVENGTIDNENREEIDAEALVTIGAGSDTTSNSLGALCYYIASHPQVKKTLQEEPLLTRSLYSSLGALCYYIASHPQVKKTLQEELDSVHASADQGEPELAYGLASFEQVKNLPYLNACIKEALLAGETFNEGSIISVPSYSTNRSNVWGTDPEVYRPERWLDGGSEALNKYYVPFSTGPRACVGRNLANMNMILISATFFHRYDVELATPTTQFEVKEGFVREAVKCNVAIKRRV